The Pyrus communis chromosome 9, drPyrComm1.1, whole genome shotgun sequence genome has a segment encoding these proteins:
- the LOC137745743 gene encoding double-stranded RNA-binding protein 3-like: MYKNQLQELAQRSCFNLPSYSCIREGPDHAPRFKVTVNFNGDTFESPTFCPTLRQAEHAAAEVALNTLATRGPSRALAARVLDETGVYKNLLQETAHRAGLNLPVYTTVRSGPGHVPVFSCTVELAGMSFTGQPARTKKQAQKNAAMAAWAALKRLAQRDSSSSSVEPRGNEEQEQVIIGRILGSLRPSESINTQNDRRHGQQTYIPIFQKSTLPPPSLYPLQFHNWGYSNYSPEIAMYELWQQEQLLQQQNHLLALPVSPVTPSIPQIYPFMQSVLRPNHCLYFPAREQEPTSAGPRITIATSGPSFCFSNHLVPNPPIRGKSTVTIREIQEEKPEESPGYSPSVVSDPFSPGNSGTEVRVQEQVQLEKQNLGELESKIGNLQLECNNPTGQSGHAHPRIMDPSFRPVDFRLQNPRGFDSCRPNLRPQNSPRVSSARILRPPSAAKPVIIRTVRPSSSPGSRPQNFPSRNPAPPRMRTGIPSSSATQLPERMQLGGLRPSFMAPAVRIRSVVPVCSAPPARKMASPGQERVLPEMKKDANRDDMPKER; this comes from the exons ATGTATAAGAACCAATTGCAGGAGTTGGCACAGAGAAGTTGCTTCAATTTGCCATCTTATTCATGCATTCGGGAAGGACCAGATCATGCTCCTCGATTCAAAGTAACTGTCAACTTCAACGGAGATACTTTTGAAAGTCCTACATTCTGCCCTACTCTTAGACAGGCCGAGCATGCTGCGGCGGAGGTAGCATTGAACACACTCGCAACAAGAGGCCCTTCCAGAGCACTGGCTGCAAGAGTATTG GATGAAACAGGGGTTTACAAGAACTTGCTTCAAGAGACTGCGCACAGAGCTGGGTTGAACCTTCCTGTTTATACAACTGTTCGATCTGGACCAGGCCATGTGCCTGTGTTCTCATGTACAGTTGAGCTAGCAGGAATGAGCTTTACGGGGCAACCGGCTAGGACAAAGAAACAAGCTCAGAAAAATGCTGCAATGGCTGCTTGGGCAGCCCTGAAAAGAT TGGCTCAACGTgactcatcttcttcctcggTGGAGCCTAGAGGCAATGAAGAACAGGAACAAGTCATTATTGGTCGTATTCTTGGAAGTTTGCGGCCATCTGAGTCTATTAATACTCAAAATGATCGCCGACATGGACAGCAAACATACATTCCCATCTTCCAGAAATCCACTCTGCCACCACCAAGCTTATATCCTTTGCAATTCCATAACTGGGGTTATTCTAATTATTCCCCTGAAATAGCAATGTACGAATTATGGCAGCAAGAGCAATTATTACAGCAACAAAATCACCTGCTGGCACTTCCTGTTTCACCAGTTACTCCATCTATTCCTCAGATATATCCATTTATGCAATCTGTGCTTCGCCCAAATCACTGTCTATACTTTCCAGCAAGAGAGCAAGAGCCGACCTCAGCAGGACCCAGAATTACAATTGCTACCTCAGGCCCATCATTTTGCTTCTCAAACCATTTGGTTCCTAACCCGCCAATCAGGGGCAAGTCCACGGTGACTATTCGAGAGATACAGGAAGAAAAGCCAGAAGAATCACCCGGGTACTCTCCTTCCGTAGTTTCAGATCCCTTTAGTCCTGGAAACAGCGGCACTGAAGTAAGAGTCCAGGAACAAGTTCAGCTTGAGAAACAGAACCTAGGAGAGTTGGAAAGCAAAATTGGAAACCTTCAGCTGGAATGCAACAACCCAACTGGGCAATCTGGACATGCTCACCCTAGAATCATGGATCCAAGTTTTAGGCCAGTTGACTTTAGGTTACAGAATCCTCGTGGTTTCGACTCTTGTAGGCCCAATTTGAGACCCCAAAATTCTCCGAGAGTAAGTAGTGCTAGAATTCTAAGACCGCCATCTGCTGCAAAACCTGTAATAATCAGAACTGTAAGGCCCTCTTCTTCTCCGGGGTCTAGACCACAAAATTTTCCAAGCAGGAATCCCGCTCCACCAAGAATGAGAACCGGGATCCCTTCATCTTCAGCTACACAATTGCCTGAAAGAATGCAACTGGGAGGACTGCGACCTAGCTTCATGGCACCGGCTGTGCGAATTAGATCAGTTGTGCCAGTTTGTTCAGCTCCACCAGCAAGAAAAATGGCAAGTCCCGGCCAGGAGAGGGTGTTACccgagatgaagaaggatgctAATAGAGACGACATGCCAAAAGAACGTTGA